A portion of the Moraxella ovis genome contains these proteins:
- a CDS encoding DNA cytosine methyltransferase: protein MKIISLFSGCGGLDLGFEKAGFDIVVANEYDKSIWATFKANHPKTKLIEGDIRQIKESDFPDDIDGIIGGPPCQSWSEAGALRGIDDARGQLFFDYIRILKNKQPKFFLAENVSGMLANRHNQAVKNILKHFDECGYDVTLTMVNAKDYGVAQERKRVFYIGFRKDLNIHFEFPIGSTTHDKDKITLKDIIWDLQETAIPALENNKKNPQAVNHNEYFIGGFSPIFMSRNRVKAWNEQGFTVQASGRQCQLHPQAPKMQKVEADKFEFVAGKEHLYRRMTVREVARVQGFPDDFVFIYQNLNDAYKMIGNAVPVNLAYEIAKAIRKKL, encoded by the coding sequence ATGAAAATAATCAGTTTATTTAGCGGTTGTGGCGGATTGGATTTAGGGTTTGAAAAAGCAGGGTTTGATATTGTGGTTGCCAATGAATACGACAAAAGCATTTGGGCAACTTTTAAAGCCAATCACCCCAAAACCAAACTCATAGAAGGCGATATTCGCCAAATCAAAGAAAGTGATTTTCCCGATGATATTGACGGCATTATTGGCGGACCACCGTGTCAATCGTGGTCAGAAGCAGGGGCATTGCGTGGCATTGATGACGCTCGTGGGCAATTATTTTTTGATTATATTCGTATTTTAAAAAATAAACAGCCCAAATTCTTTTTGGCGGAAAATGTCAGTGGAATGCTTGCCAATCGCCATAATCAAGCGGTAAAAAATATTTTAAAACACTTTGATGAATGCGGTTATGATGTTACTTTAACAATGGTTAATGCCAAAGATTATGGCGTGGCACAAGAACGCAAGCGGGTTTTTTATATTGGATTTAGAAAAGATTTAAATATCCATTTTGAATTTCCAATCGGTTCAACCACCCACGATAAAGATAAAATTACTTTAAAAGACATTATTTGGGATTTGCAAGAAACCGCCATTCCTGCATTGGAAAATAATAAAAAAAATCCACAAGCCGTTAATCATAATGAATATTTTATTGGCGGGTTTTCGCCCATTTTTATGAGCCGAAATCGTGTCAAAGCGTGGAATGAACAAGGTTTTACCGTGCAAGCGTCTGGACGGCAATGTCAATTACACCCACAAGCCCCCAAAATGCAAAAAGTAGAAGCTGATAAATTTGAATTTGTGGCGGGCAAAGAGCATTTGTATCGGCGAATGACGGTGCGAGAAGTGGCAAGGGTGCAAGGTTTTCCTGATGATTTTGTATTTATTTATCAAAATTTAAATGATGCTTATAAAATGATTGGCAATGCTGTGCCTGTCAATTTGGCTTATGAGATTGCAAAGGCGATTCGGAAGAAGTTGTGA
- a CDS encoding MFS transporter, translating to MNTQPTTLRQPTFIEKFTVAMIGFFAFLQVYSVQAILPVLMADFVASEIAIGVAVGATVMAIALMSPFMGMLSDAFGRKIFIVGSLLLLAIPTGMIGVSGTVDELSIWRFLQGLAVPGITVVLIAYVSEEYSSHVAQMMSLYVAGTVLGGFSGRFFAGHLHELIGWRYGYGVMAVCTLIGALWAFKALPLSKNFIKSDNFKHSLALLLSHTKNLQVMNACLLGGCVLFSLVGCFTFINLHLADEPYHLNASHLANIFSLYLIGMIITPLSGKFIAKFGMTNVIIGAVICSMIGLFITLSAPLWLIIVGLTVMSSGVFITQAATISYIGIHVTEGRSLASGLYYMGYYGGGSIGAWACAIAYAKGAWGLTVAMITAVQVVALVVVWVLMRR from the coding sequence ATGAATACTCAGCCCACCACCCTTCGACAGCCCACTTTCATTGAGAAATTCACCGTTGCGATGATTGGGTTTTTTGCATTTTTGCAGGTGTATTCGGTGCAGGCGATCTTACCTGTACTGATGGCGGATTTTGTCGCATCCGAGATAGCAATTGGCGTGGCGGTTGGGGCGACAGTGATGGCCATCGCGCTGATGTCGCCATTCATGGGCATGCTGTCCGATGCCTTTGGACGAAAGATATTCATCGTCGGTTCGCTGTTATTACTCGCCATACCGACCGGCATGATTGGGGTGAGCGGTACGGTGGATGAGCTGTCAATATGGCGATTCTTGCAGGGGTTGGCTGTACCAGGTATTACGGTGGTGCTGATCGCCTATGTTAGTGAAGAGTACAGCAGTCATGTGGCGCAGATGATGAGTCTATATGTGGCAGGGACGGTACTTGGCGGCTTTAGCGGGCGGTTTTTTGCAGGGCATCTGCACGAACTGATTGGTTGGCGCTATGGCTATGGCGTCATGGCGGTCTGCACACTCATCGGGGCGTTGTGGGCATTCAAAGCCCTACCATTATCAAAAAACTTCATCAAAAGCGATAACTTTAAACATTCGCTTGCTTTATTATTATCACACACCAAGAACCTACAGGTCATGAATGCCTGCCTATTGGGCGGCTGCGTCCTGTTCTCGCTCGTGGGCTGCTTTACCTTTATTAACCTACATCTGGCGGATGAGCCATATCATCTAAACGCCTCTCACCTTGCTAATATCTTCTCTTTATACTTAATCGGCATGATCATCACTCCTTTGTCAGGCAAATTCATCGCCAAGTTCGGCATGACCAATGTCATCATCGGCGCGGTGATCTGTTCTATGATTGGTCTGTTTATCACATTAAGTGCGCCGTTATGGCTGATCATTGTCGGACTGACTGTCATGTCGTCAGGGGTGTTCATCACACAAGCAGCCACCATCAGCTATATCGGCATTCATGTTACCGAAGGTCGTTCGCTCGCCTCAGGACTATATTATATGGGCTACTACGGCGGTGGCAGTATCGGCGCATGGGCGTGTGCGATTGCCTACGCCAAAGGCGCGTGGGGGCTTACGGTGGCAATGATCACCGCCGTGCAGGTGGTGGCTTTGGTGGTGGTGTGGGTACTGATGAGAAGGTAG
- a CDS encoding FAD-dependent monooxygenase, with translation MSETNQIYDDTNNNNNYVNNHVLIIGGGQVGLSFALLLAHHGIYSTLIEQFKYPTISPDDDVARSEYLDSRNTALSRRTVQIYTEIGLWESLQSHACRIDGVEISELGSFGRAKLDKTAEGVESFGQVMENAWLGRQLLLAVQASEFITLIDGANVTDIRQDDKLAMVVFNQDGKTKELSAPLIVACDGRDSISRQILKVGVDTHDYGQVGIVGVAQTDKPHGHIGIEKFSAVGPLAVLPLTDGHGDGMDGTTQGYRRSVVFICKAGEEERYLNDDAYFMNTLQEVFGSDAGRFVAVGRRGAYPLSRVLAHRQVVGRCVIMGNAAHTLHPVAGQGFNLCLRDAHALANMLAHEKNRHADYDFGNYANLRAYEQARQKDQKRVIKFCDMVVGSFTHPNPVMKLMRNVGLIAFDKVPGIKPLVATYAMGLKS, from the coding sequence ATGAGTGAAACCAATCAAATTTATGATGACACGAACAACAATAATAACTACGTTAATAACCATGTGCTAATCATTGGCGGTGGACAAGTTGGGCTGTCTTTTGCGCTACTGTTGGCGCATCATGGTATTTATAGTACGCTCATCGAGCAGTTTAAATACCCGACCATCAGCCCGGATGATGATGTTGCTCGTTCTGAATATCTAGACAGTCGCAATACTGCGCTATCAAGACGTACGGTGCAGATTTATACCGAGATAGGGTTGTGGGAGAGCTTGCAGAGCCATGCCTGCCGAATCGATGGCGTGGAGATCAGTGAGCTTGGCAGTTTTGGGCGGGCAAAACTTGATAAGACTGCTGAAGGTGTGGAGAGCTTTGGGCAAGTGATGGAGAATGCTTGGCTTGGTCGTCAGCTGCTGTTGGCGGTGCAAGCGAGTGAGTTCATCACGCTCATCGATGGCGCGAATGTCACCGACATTCGCCAAGATGATAAGCTTGCGATGGTTGTGTTTAACCAAGATGGCAAAACCAAAGAGCTGTCCGCACCCTTGATCGTGGCGTGCGATGGGCGAGATTCTATCAGTCGTCAGATCCTTAAGGTCGGCGTAGATACACACGACTATGGTCAGGTAGGTATCGTTGGCGTGGCTCAGACTGATAAGCCACATGGTCACATCGGCATTGAGAAATTCTCCGCTGTCGGACCGTTGGCGGTACTGCCGCTAACAGATGGACATGGCGATGGCATGGATGGTACAACGCAAGGCTATCGTCGTTCGGTTGTCTTCATCTGCAAGGCAGGTGAAGAAGAGCGCTATCTCAATGACGATGCGTATTTTATGAATACTTTGCAAGAAGTATTTGGCAGTGACGCGGGTCGCTTCGTGGCGGTGGGGCGCCGTGGTGCTTATCCACTGAGCCGAGTATTGGCGCACAGACAGGTGGTCGGGCGCTGCGTCATCATGGGAAATGCAGCACACACCCTACATCCTGTGGCGGGTCAAGGTTTTAACCTGTGCCTAAGAGATGCACACGCCTTGGCAAATATGCTTGCGCACGAGAAAAATCGCCATGCGGATTATGATTTTGGTAATTATGCCAATCTTCGTGCTTATGAGCAGGCGCGCCAAAAAGACCAAAAGCGCGTCATCAAGTTCTGTGATATGGTCGTTGGTAGCTTTACCCATCCTAATCCTGTGATGAAGCTCATGCGCAATGTGGGTTTGATCGCCTTTGATAAAGTGCCAGGAATTAAGCCTTTGGTGGCGACTTATGCCATGGGATTGAAATCTTAA
- the rsgA gene encoding ribosome small subunit-dependent GTPase A has product MSLIRRRKLTKNQTRQIQKNQDTLIDDGTLVSGVIVSHFGKQLDVQITDFPDVLPDFPQDATPNTLKIGDVWRCHTRTNLPMMAAGDRVKFSVDTTAGMGRIEVLSERHTLITRPDRYNKVKPVAANVETLAIVFAPLPKPTTNLIDRYLLVARLSGVRPLLVLNKADLLDDFEEVRQIYQEYQAIGEQYGFDVIQTSSLSHDGLDELRVQLADKLTIFAGQSGVGKSSLINQILPDANQSTNIISIGSQLGQHTTTTSRLLPFDDGDLDKGGIIDTPGIREYGIWHLSADDIMAGFDELIALNGLCQFRDCNHAPNAKGCALWQAVADGEILGRRVESFNELVAEAKMGALSARNMAK; this is encoded by the coding sequence ATGTCCTTAATACGCCGCCGTAAACTCACCAAAAACCAAACCCGTCAAATCCAAAAAAACCAAGACACGCTCATCGATGATGGGACTCTCGTGTCGGGAGTGATTGTATCGCATTTCGGTAAGCAGCTTGATGTGCAGATCACTGATTTTCCTGATGTTTTGCCTGACTTTCCCCAAGATGCTACGCCGAATACATTGAAGATTGGTGATGTTTGGCGCTGTCATACGCGAACCAATTTACCGATGATGGCAGCAGGCGACCGCGTAAAATTCAGCGTGGATACAACCGCAGGCATGGGGCGAATTGAGGTGTTGTCTGAGCGACATACGCTCATCACCCGCCCTGATCGATATAATAAAGTTAAGCCCGTGGCGGCGAATGTTGAGACGCTTGCCATCGTATTTGCACCATTGCCTAAGCCTACGACCAATCTAATCGATCGTTATCTGTTGGTGGCACGACTAAGCGGTGTCAGACCGCTGTTGGTGCTAAATAAGGCAGATCTCCTGGATGACTTTGAGGAGGTTAGGCAGATTTATCAAGAATATCAAGCGATCGGTGAGCAGTACGGCTTTGACGTGATTCAGACGTCAAGCCTAAGCCATGATGGTCTGGATGAATTAAGGGTTCAGTTGGCAGACAAGCTGACCATCTTCGCAGGACAGTCTGGTGTGGGCAAATCCAGTCTGATCAATCAAATCCTACCCGATGCCAATCAATCCACCAACATCATCTCCATCGGCTCGCAGTTAGGTCAGCATACCACGACGACCAGCCGCCTGCTGCCATTTGATGATGGCGACCTGGATAAAGGCGGCATCATCGATACGCCTGGCATTCGTGAATATGGCATCTGGCATCTGTCGGCGGATGACATCATGGCAGGCTTTGATGAGTTGATCGCTTTAAATGGCTTGTGTCAGTTCCGCGACTGTAATCACGCGCCGAATGCCAAAGGCTGTGCGCTCTGGCAAGCGGTGGCTGACGGCGAGATTCTTGGGCGACGCGTTGAGAGTTTTAATGAGTTGGTGGCAGAAGCCAAAATGGGGGCGTTATCCGCCAGAAATATGGCAAAATAA
- a CDS encoding rhodanese-like domain-containing protein, translating to MERWFTFMGNHPILFGILAVLIIAFFMVEGKRNGRKVPPSELGLLVNNHRACVIDIRPANKFAVSHISGSRNIPFNELKNHLDELRAIEEPVIFVCDIGMQSGAAVSLVGKPNFMRLSGGIQGYQAAGLPLAVAKVKK from the coding sequence GTGGAACGTTGGTTTACATTCATGGGTAATCACCCGATTTTATTTGGTATTTTGGCGGTACTAATCATCGCGTTTTTTATGGTGGAGGGTAAGCGTAACGGGAGAAAAGTTCCGCCAAGTGAGCTGGGCCTGCTGGTGAACAACCATCGTGCGTGCGTGATCGACATTCGTCCTGCCAATAAATTCGCAGTATCGCACATTTCAGGGAGTCGCAACATTCCTTTTAATGAATTAAAAAACCACCTAGATGAGCTGCGTGCCATCGAAGAACCTGTGATTTTTGTGTGCGATATTGGTATGCAATCGGGCGCTGCGGTAAGCCTAGTGGGTAAGCCAAACTTCATGCGACTGTCAGGCGGTATCCAAGGCTATCAGGCGGCAGGGCTTCCATTGGCTGTAGCAAAAGTGAAAAAATAA
- a CDS encoding glutaredoxin domain-containing protein, with product MTQATLYIKEECPYCRAALKLLDDKGADYVSTSVYDMSSQERAEVAAKTNNYRTVPQIFIGETFIGGFDQLNKLNQSGELDAMLNS from the coding sequence ATGACACAAGCAACCTTATACATCAAAGAAGAATGCCCATACTGCCGCGCTGCGCTAAAGCTACTTGACGATAAAGGCGCAGATTACGTCTCTACAAGTGTGTACGACATGAGTAGTCAAGAGCGTGCAGAAGTGGCAGCCAAGACGAATAACTATCGCACCGTGCCACAGATTTTTATCGGCGAGACATTCATCGGTGGCTTTGATCAGCTTAATAAGCTTAATCAAAGCGGTGAACTTGATGCGATGCTAAACAGCTAA
- the secB gene encoding protein-export chaperone SecB produces MTEQAQPQLGLERIYVKDISFEVPNADVFTKEWQPEMDISLATASNDLDEDHKEIVLTVSVTVKNGGSTAYIAEVQQAGIFLLRNIPKEDLAHLQQAYCPNILFPYAREVISDLVSRGSFPQLLLAPVNFDQAYLQAQAEAEGNI; encoded by the coding sequence ATGACAGAACAAGCACAACCACAGCTAGGTCTTGAGCGTATCTACGTTAAGGACATCTCTTTTGAAGTGCCGAATGCAGACGTATTCACCAAAGAATGGCAGCCAGAGATGGACATCAGCCTAGCAACTGCATCGAACGACCTTGATGAAGATCACAAAGAAATCGTTCTGACAGTTAGTGTTACCGTAAAAAACGGTGGCAGCACAGCATACATCGCAGAAGTGCAGCAGGCGGGTATTTTCTTGCTACGCAACATTCCTAAAGAAGATTTGGCTCACTTGCAGCAAGCCTATTGCCCGAATATCCTATTCCCATATGCCCGTGAAGTGATCAGTGATCTGGTATCTCGTGGCAGCTTCCCTCAGCTACTGCTGGCACCTGTGAACTTCGATCAAGCTTATCTACAAGCTCAAGCAGAAGCAGAAGGTAACATCTAA
- a CDS encoding YdcF family protein, translated as MQSWRRFLTQLWRMVLCLTLTALIVAVLPFTPIFANVSVFFLDAFSRVTLSSPKKPIAITVLGGGLTRDDGRIILNHYSQSRINSTYQLHKDTELPIITSGVESPWFDDYLSSLRKSVTASDNASMNTCENAIFTAKLLDHHELPKSIYLVTDRYHMARARRQFARAGVDTTPHPAPLFMPLRWRDPKNNLIHSRRAIYEIAALARDIFRPQENCRTADQITLEEIGTPRRKPRIFSHN; from the coding sequence ATGCAATCTTGGCGAAGATTTCTCACCCAGCTATGGCGAATGGTATTGTGCTTGACACTGACAGCACTGATTGTCGCTGTATTGCCATTTACACCAATTTTTGCCAATGTTAGTGTATTTTTCTTAGATGCCTTTAGTAGGGTGACGCTAAGCAGCCCAAAAAAACCAATCGCCATCACGGTACTGGGTGGCGGTCTGACGCGAGACGATGGACGCATTATTTTAAATCACTATAGCCAATCTCGCATTAACAGCACCTATCAGTTGCACAAAGACACAGAACTACCCATCATCACAAGTGGTGTAGAGTCGCCTTGGTTTGACGACTATCTCAGCAGTCTAAGAAAGTCCGTCACCGCCAGCGATAATGCCAGCATGAACACTTGCGAAAATGCCATCTTCACCGCCAAGCTGCTTGATCATCACGAGCTTCCAAAAAGCATCTATCTGGTCACTGACCGCTATCACATGGCGCGTGCCAGACGCCAATTCGCTCGCGCAGGTGTCGATACCACCCCACACCCCGCCCCGCTATTCATGCCGCTACGATGGAGAGACCCTAAGAATAATCTCATCCATTCGCGCCGCGCTATTTATGAGATCGCCGCTCTGGCGCGCGATATCTTTCGCCCACAAGAGAACTGTCGAACCGCTGATCAGATCACCCTAGAAGAGATCGGCACACCCAGAAGAAAACCCAGAATCTTCTCACATAACTAA
- the murB gene encoding UDP-N-acetylmuramate dehydrogenase yields the protein MADILNHYDLSHNNTMALSCTARHAMILDSSDTLADDIRHAIDFAAQHSLPLFVLSFGSNVILPNELNALVLLPRIKDIKVLDDNADSVTLEVACGEDWHEFVQACLDKGYYGLENLALIPGLVGACPVQNIGAYGVQVSDFITKVIAYDLTDGQRHEFGADACQFDYRHSFFKDNEGRHLISHVIFKLHKNECKTLTNYGDLSVMAQDFATKNVRDLPHPIDVFHAVVAIRESKLPSPAVLANCGSFFQNPIIPIAQFNTLKAEFPDLPSYPIDDQVIKVPAGWLIDKAGLKGKGIAPILTHKKQALVLTNHAPYTATQDDIRTTQDFIVRTVQDKFGVTLVREPVWVK from the coding sequence GTGGCTGACATTCTCAATCATTACGACCTATCGCACAACAACACCATGGCGCTGTCTTGTACCGCGCGACATGCGATGATTCTAGATAGTAGCGACACACTGGCTGACGACATACGTCATGCCATTGATTTTGCGGCGCAGCACAGCCTACCCTTATTTGTGCTGTCATTTGGCAGTAATGTCATCTTGCCAAATGAGCTAAATGCGCTCGTACTTCTACCTAGAATAAAAGACATTAAAGTCCTTGATGATAACGCCGATAGCGTCACATTAGAGGTCGCCTGTGGTGAGGATTGGCACGAATTTGTACAAGCCTGCTTAGATAAAGGCTATTACGGACTTGAGAATCTGGCACTCATCCCGGGGCTGGTGGGTGCTTGTCCTGTGCAGAATATCGGCGCTTATGGCGTGCAAGTCTCTGATTTTATTACTAAAGTCATCGCTTATGATTTGACTGATGGTCAAAGACATGAGTTTGGGGCGGATGCTTGTCAGTTTGATTATCGACACAGTTTTTTTAAGGACAACGAAGGTCGTCATCTTATCAGTCATGTGATATTTAAGCTTCATAAAAACGAGTGCAAAACTCTAACCAACTATGGTGATCTGTCCGTCATGGCGCAGGATTTCGCCACTAAAAACGTTCGAGACCTACCGCATCCTATCGATGTCTTTCATGCAGTGGTTGCCATCCGAGAGAGTAAACTGCCCAGCCCTGCTGTTCTGGCAAATTGCGGCTCATTCTTTCAAAACCCTATCATCCCGATAGCGCAATTCAATACCCTAAAAGCTGAATTTCCCGACCTACCAAGCTATCCGATTGACGATCAAGTCATCAAAGTGCCAGCAGGCTGGCTGATTGATAAAGCTGGATTAAAAGGCAAAGGCATCGCCCCCATCCTAACACACAAAAAACAAGCTCTCGTACTAACCAATCATGCGCCTTATACTGCCACACAGGATGACATCCGCACCACTCAGGATTTTATCGTGCGCACCGTGCAGGACAAATTTGGTGTTACTTTGGTTCGCGAACCTGTGTGGGTGAAGTAG
- a CDS encoding low molecular weight protein-tyrosine-phosphatase: MQPTSILFVCLGNICRSPSAEAVMTHIARDARLDIRFDSAGTASYHIGNPPDPRAIQVGKNLNYDLSMLRARQVTAQDFYDFDAIFTMDESNLTNLLKIAPSNATAKVMMFDDKAVADPYYGDVSDFDAMFEHIEQASRRWIDTWRGGDHRG; encoded by the coding sequence ATGCAGCCAACCTCCATCCTTTTTGTCTGCCTTGGCAACATCTGCCGAAGCCCTTCTGCTGAAGCAGTGATGACACACATTGCACGCGATGCTAGGCTAGACATTCGCTTTGATTCTGCAGGCACAGCAAGCTACCACATTGGTAATCCTCCTGATCCCAGGGCCATCCAAGTGGGTAAAAATTTAAACTACGATCTATCCATGCTGCGCGCTCGCCAAGTTACAGCGCAGGATTTTTATGATTTTGATGCAATCTTTACGATGGATGAGAGTAATCTGACCAATCTACTTAAAATCGCACCCAGCAATGCCACCGCCAAAGTCATGATGTTCGATGATAAGGCAGTCGCCGATCCTTATTATGGCGACGTGAGCGATTTTGATGCGATGTTTGAACATATTGAACAAGCAAGCAGACGCTGGATTGATACATGGAGAGGTGGCGATCATCGTGGCTGA
- a CDS encoding RNA-binding S4 domain-containing protein, with product MKNQPNKEPQALNKVRADKWLWAARFFRTRTLAKEAIEGGKVHMNGQKIKTSKELQVGDTLTIRQGHASVQEQKTIIIKALSDNRGSATIAQTLYDETDESITTREFFAEQRKLQNLARPSTKPDKKQRRDIEKFKNNW from the coding sequence ATGAAAAATCAACCCAACAAAGAACCCCAAGCCCTAAATAAAGTCCGTGCCGACAAATGGCTGTGGGCGGCACGATTTTTTCGCACTCGCACCCTTGCCAAAGAAGCGATAGAAGGCGGAAAAGTCCACATGAACGGTCAAAAAATCAAAACGAGCAAAGAGCTACAAGTGGGTGACACCCTAACCATTCGCCAAGGTCATGCCAGCGTCCAAGAACAAAAAACCATCATTATCAAAGCCTTATCTGACAATCGGGGCAGTGCTACCATCGCCCAAACGCTATACGATGAGACGGATGAGAGCATTACCACCCGAGAGTTTTTTGCCGAGCAACGCAAATTACAAAACCTTGCCAGACCATCCACCAAACCCGACAAAAAACAACGTCGGGACATTGAGAAATTTAAAAATAATTGGTAA
- a CDS encoding ASCH domain-containing protein, with product MFDKFGNMSTDNLNITTLPHWSFGDSPKMADELVGLVLDGKKRATCTALHWHLDEPAYPVGSLQVITDGQNRPRCVIQNTTQFIIRFCDVDEKLARQEGEGDLSLDFWRTAHQEFFERFGVFDDKMWLLFETFDVIKILDTP from the coding sequence ATGTTTGACAAATTTGGCAATATGAGCACCGACAATTTAAACATTACCACCCTGCCCCATTGGTCATTTGGCGACAGCCCCAAAATGGCGGACGAACTTGTAGGGCTTGTCCTAGACGGCAAAAAGCGAGCCACTTGCACCGCTCTGCATTGGCATTTGGACGAGCCAGCTTATCCCGTTGGTAGCCTGCAAGTCATCACAGACGGACAAAACCGCCCACGCTGTGTTATCCAAAACACCACCCAATTCATCATTCGCTTTTGTGATGTTGATGAAAAGTTGGCACGTCAAGAAGGCGAAGGCGATTTGTCGCTTGATTTTTGGCGGACGGCTCATCAAGAATTTTTTGAGCGGTTTGGGGTATTTGATGATAAAATGTGGTTGTTGTTTGAAACCTTTGATGTTATAAAAATACTGGACACCCCATGA
- the argS gene encoding arginine--tRNA ligase, with the protein MTIQSLLHTHLQTAMINAGADKDTDPVIKQSGKPQFGDYQANGVMSVAKKLGTNPREFAQKVLDELENSQALDGIAEKLEIAGPGFINIFLDNDFLAKSAHTARTSDRLGITSDHTETVVIDYSSPNVAKEMHVGHLRSTIIGDSSVRVLEFLGDTVIRANHVGDWGTQFGMLIAYLEKMQNENASDMELSDLEAFYRDAKATYDSDTDFAEKARGYVVKLQSGDEYCLAMWQKLVAITMSQNQASYERLNVTLTDKDIMGESLYNPMLPDIVKTLKDKGVAVEDDGATVVYLPEFKNKEGEPLGIIIQKKDGGFLYTTTDIAAASYRYHTLHADRAIVYSDTRQAQHMAQAWAIARLGGFAPDTFKLEHHNFGMMLGKDGKPFKTRTGGTVKLADLLDEAVARATVLIDSKNPDVTADERTALIDAVAIGAVKYADLSKHRTTDYVFDWDSMLNFEGNTAPYMQYAYTRVRSIFAKAGVNPDTLTGEIVITDNKERALAVKLLQFEEALRQVAKDGTPHVLCGYLYELAGIFSSFYEACPILSADDDTKNSRLQLADLTAKTLKTGLDLLGIKTVEKM; encoded by the coding sequence ATGACTATCCAATCCCTACTTCACACCCACCTACAAACCGCCATGATAAACGCAGGGGCGGACAAAGACACCGACCCTGTCATCAAGCAATCAGGCAAGCCCCAATTTGGCGACTACCAAGCCAATGGCGTGATGAGCGTCGCCAAAAAACTTGGCACAAACCCACGAGAATTTGCCCAAAAAGTGCTTGATGAGCTGGAAAATAGCCAAGCCTTGGACGGCATTGCCGAAAAATTAGAAATCGCAGGGCCGGGCTTTATTAACATCTTTCTTGACAATGATTTTCTAGCCAAGTCCGCCCATACCGCTCGCACGTCCGACCGCTTGGGCATTACGTCCGACCACACCGAGACAGTTGTCATTGACTATTCGTCGCCAAATGTCGCCAAAGAAATGCACGTTGGGCATTTGCGTTCTACCATTATTGGCGACAGCTCGGTACGTGTGCTTGAATTTTTGGGCGACACCGTCATTCGTGCCAACCATGTGGGCGACTGGGGGACGCAGTTTGGTATGCTCATCGCCTACCTTGAAAAAATGCAAAATGAAAATGCGTCCGATATGGAATTATCCGACCTAGAAGCCTTTTATCGTGATGCCAAAGCAACTTATGACAGCGATACCGACTTTGCCGAAAAAGCTCGTGGCTATGTGGTCAAACTCCAAAGTGGCGATGAATATTGCCTTGCCATGTGGCAAAAACTCGTTGCCATTACCATGAGCCAAAACCAAGCCAGTTACGAACGCCTAAACGTAACCCTAACCGATAAAGACATCATGGGCGAGAGTCTATACAACCCCATGCTCCCTGACATCGTCAAAACCCTAAAAGACAAAGGCGTGGCGGTAGAAGATGACGGGGCGACTGTGGTATATCTGCCCGAATTTAAAAACAAAGAAGGCGAGCCACTTGGTATCATCATTCAGAAAAAAGACGGCGGATTTTTGTACACCACCACCGACATCGCCGCCGCAAGCTATCGCTATCACACCTTGCACGCTGACCGTGCCATTGTCTATTCTGACACTCGTCAAGCCCAACACATGGCACAGGCGTGGGCGATTGCACGGCTTGGCGGATTTGCGCCTGATACGTTCAAATTAGAACATCACAATTTTGGCATGATGCTTGGCAAAGACGGCAAACCGTTCAAAACTCGCACAGGCGGTACGGTCAAACTTGCCGACCTGCTTGATGAAGCGGTTGCCCGTGCCACCGTCTTGATAGACAGCAAAAACCCAGACGTAACTGCCGATGAGCGGACGGCACTCATTGATGCGGTTGCCATTGGGGCGGTCAAATATGCCGACCTATCCAAGCACCGCACGACCGATTATGTGTTTGACTGGGACAGTATGTTAAACTTTGAAGGCAACACCGCCCCTTATATGCAGTACGCTTACACCCGTGTGCGTTCTATTTTTGCCAAAGCAGGGGTAAATCCTGACACACTAACAGGCGAGATTGTCATCACGGACAACAAAGAGCGAGCGTTGGCGGTCAAATTGCTACAATTTGAAGAAGCCCTACGCCAAGTCGCCAAAGACGGTACGCCCCATGTGTTGTGTGGCTATCTGTATGAATTGGCTGGGATTTTTTCATCGTTTTATGAAGCCTGCCCGATACTGTCGGCAGATGACGACACCAAAAACAGCCGTCTGCAACTGGCAGATTTGACCGCTAAGACCTTAAAAACGGGCTTGGATTTACTCGGCATTAAGACGGTTGAGAAAATGTAA